A single window of Bufo bufo chromosome 10, aBufBuf1.1, whole genome shotgun sequence DNA harbors:
- the HSDL1 gene encoding inactive hydroxysteroid dehydrogenase-like protein 1, whose amino-acid sequence MAAVDSFHILYRAVAQTCHNNLEFLAVVGALYTARKSLCILSDCYRLLRLHLTPCLLRRRDFVQEYGEWAVVTGATNSLGKAYAEALAKRGMNVLLICSQREALHSVSEAIAVIYGVNTNFIDVDFSRGPEVYPSIKGALRNLDVGILVNNAAGFDERPEGVVAMPEDTVWEIIHVNMAAAVMMAHLVLPGMVERKRGAIVNVISGSDGKSDPQTAASKAYLETFSRKLDSEVSASGIFVQCLTPLHVGGTQHTSHYGTSHMFAPSPDVYARHAVRTLGFSTRTTGYWAHSLQVLACRWIPGWLCSSIGRFAQQ is encoded by the exons ATGGCGGCAGTGGACAGCTTTCACATCTTATACAGAGCGGTGGCCCAGACGTGTCACAACAACTTGGAGTTTTTGGCTGTGGTTGGCGCCCTGTACACAGCCAGGAAAAGCCTCTGCATCTTGTCTGATTGTTACCGTCTGCTCAGACTTCATCTTACCCCGTGTCTGCTCCGCAGGAGAGACTTTGTCCAGGAGTATGGAGAATGGGCGGTTGTGACCG GTGCCACCAACAGCCTTGGCAAAGCATATGCAGAAGCACTCGCCAAGCGTGGTATGAATGTCCTCCTGATCTGCAGCCAGAGAGAGGCCTTACACAGCGTTTCTGAGGCCATCGCTGTCATTTACGGAGTTAATACGAACTTTATTGATGTCGATTTCAGCCGAGGCCCGGAGGTCTATCCCTCCATTAAGGGGGCACTGAGAAATTTAGATGTTGGGATTCTAGTGAATAATGCTGCAGGGTTCGATGAGCGTCCAGAAGGTGTCGTTGCGATGCCAGAGGATACAGTTTGGGAGATCATTCACGTCAACATGGCTGCAGCTGTAATGATGGCTCACCTAGTGCTCCCGGGAATGGTGGAGAGGAAGAGAGGTGCCATCGTCAATGTGATATCTGGGTCTGATGGCAAAAGTGACCCCCAAACCGCTGCCTCCAAG GCCTATCTAGAAACCTTCAGCAGAAAACTAGATTCTGAGGTGTCGGCCAGTGGAATATTTGTGCAGTGCTTAACGCCTTTACATGTAGGAGGCACACAACACACATCTCATTATGGAACCTCTCACATGTTTGCTCCGTCTCCTGATGTTTATGCTCGCCATGCTGTGAGAACATTGGGGTTCTCCACCAGGACCACAGGATACTGGGCTCATTCATTGCAG GTCCTCGCTTGTCGATGGATTCCCGGCTGGTTATGTAGCTCAATAGGAAGATTTGCCCAACAGTGA